From Paenibacillus graminis, a single genomic window includes:
- a CDS encoding thioesterase II family protein, whose translation MGTSNGSLDGMKLFCLPYAGGSATVFTKWKRELDSRIELIPVELAGRGRRFVEPFYPSLHDGVKDISTAIMDQIGDKGYSLFGHSMGTLYICELMKQIQANGWEKPRHLFLSGMYPPHIHDKKKIHHLPDDEFWQEVIRLGGTPKQVSENKELMQIFTPVLRSDYKNVESYITEAPQVKWDMDITVLVGDEDEITSMGEIRQWKEYTTQSCSIVTFQGGHFFINEEEKKVIDLINRTLIA comes from the coding sequence GTGGGTACCAGCAACGGTTCTTTAGATGGAATGAAGTTGTTTTGTTTGCCGTACGCAGGCGGGTCCGCTACTGTATTTACAAAGTGGAAACGGGAGCTGGACTCAAGAATTGAGCTGATACCCGTTGAGCTGGCCGGTAGGGGAAGAAGGTTTGTTGAACCATTCTATCCTTCGTTGCATGACGGGGTGAAAGATATCTCGACTGCTATTATGGATCAAATAGGCGACAAGGGCTATTCATTATTTGGACACAGCATGGGGACGTTGTATATATGTGAACTGATGAAACAAATCCAGGCCAACGGCTGGGAGAAACCGCGGCATCTTTTTCTGTCCGGCATGTACCCGCCCCATATTCATGATAAGAAGAAGATTCATCATTTGCCGGATGATGAATTCTGGCAAGAAGTCATCAGGCTTGGCGGGACTCCGAAGCAAGTTTCGGAGAACAAAGAACTGATGCAAATTTTCACACCAGTCCTAAGGTCTGACTACAAGAATGTAGAGAGCTACATTACGGAAGCTCCCCAAGTGAAATGGGATATGGATATTACTGTTCTTGTCGGCGATGAGGATGAGATCACAAGCATGGGGGAGATCCGGCAGTGGAAAGAGTACACGACCCAATCTTGCTCGATCGTTACATTTCAGGGAGGGCACTTCTTCATCAACGAGGAAGAGAAGAAGGTCATCGACCTCATTAACAGAACACTAATTGCATAG
- a CDS encoding type II 3-dehydroquinate dehydratase produces the protein MKIAVVNGPNMNLTGVRETGFYGKVTWKQIEERLRKLAEEWQIELLCFQSNHEGEIVDFIQEHLSSLDGIVLNPAGLSKTGYSILDAMSSVGIPYIEVHMSNIFDRGGWHAQSIFFENAAGLVVGLKGYSYDLGLQGMKQYLDTALAPN, from the coding sequence ATGAAGATTGCCGTCGTGAACGGTCCGAATATGAATTTAACCGGTGTACGGGAAACCGGGTTTTATGGAAAAGTCACATGGAAGCAAATTGAGGAGAGGCTGCGGAAACTGGCTGAAGAATGGCAAATCGAGCTGCTTTGTTTTCAATCGAACCATGAGGGGGAGATCGTTGATTTTATTCAAGAGCATCTATCTTCACTGGATGGGATTGTACTAAATCCGGCGGGACTATCCAAAACCGGGTATTCCATCCTGGATGCGATGTCTTCGGTCGGCATCCCTTATATCGAAGTGCATATGTCCAATATTTTTGACAGGGGAGGCTGGCACGCACAATCCATCTTTTTTGAGAATGCCGCCGGACTGGTCGTGGGCCTGAAAGGTTATTCCTATGATCTTGGTCTGCAGGGGATGAAACAGTATTTGGACACAGCGCTTGCTCCGAACTAG
- a CDS encoding phosphopantetheine-binding protein, with amino-acid sequence MITKNEIEAQLVQIYLKQMQAVATGDTAVQTNGIDFSGDQISLQDAGINSLGFIRLVVEIENAFHMQFEDDMLNIELFHSLQDLVAYIEREVNKAS; translated from the coding sequence GTGATAACCAAAAATGAGATTGAAGCCCAATTGGTGCAGATTTATCTTAAACAGATGCAAGCTGTGGCAACTGGCGACACAGCTGTACAGACTAACGGAATTGATTTTTCCGGGGATCAAATCAGCTTGCAGGATGCAGGGATTAACTCACTTGGGTTTATCCGGTTAGTGGTTGAGATCGAAAATGCGTTTCATATGCAATTTGAGGACGACATGCTGAACATTGAATTATTTCATTCACTGCAAGACCTGGTTGCTTATATTGAAAGGGAAGTGAATAAAGCGTCCTAA
- a CDS encoding excinuclease ABC subunit A: MKHIEVYNAKLHNLKNITTKIPKQQLIVVTGISGSGKSSFIFDTLHHEGQRLYLEALGISHDVLHYDSFDMIQGLSPTIAVQQRTVSNLNPRSVVGTATRLLNLMALIYVNEGVEKGSGQTETSLREYVPGMFMFNSPHGSCPACSGRGTITEVNIAKILPPDSESIETWHQFAYEFPQHKKEEKEYVTKRFDNFISCYNLAPETPFSQLSGEARDVFLHYRPKRTQSKGNLIFYGVNVVIEEKLKKVNLQQLPDLHITRPCTRCHGYRIGDRALAITLENNHIGQLCRMDVLGLTAFFQHYLAVRPHTAFVVHLIKEILSKLACMETVGLSYLNLYREIPSLSGGEIQRLHIMSHLSAKVDSIIYIFDEPTAGLHEVEKAKIIESFQSLKQQGNTVIVVEHDESVIRQAEYIIDFGPKAGQEGGTIVYQGDYANFLDSAESITAKYLLHKPMPPKEYAGIVDASTPRLSIRNAQTNNLKNINVDIPLQSIVGICGLSGSGKSSLMIDTLIPKLQAALKARAPGNKRSDETETEADTVTARAEAELEGAGNIDGFVVVTQQLARRHENSIVATFLGVWEPIRHIFSTQEEAAAQQFTKGHFSFNSMGSCPMCNGYGHIKRWLSQLVFSEECPSCQGKRFKDEVLRVKYKQRSIADILGMSVAEAQAFFQDHPKISNLLTAIEEMGMGYIHLGQSLTTLSGGEVQRLKLARELGKSGKVNYLYILDEPTVGLSYYDAEKLLMILSKLVAGKHSVILIEHDPYVLSYCDYLIELGPGAGHKGGEVVAAGTPEEVKKNAGSMIGPFLE; this comes from the coding sequence ATGAAACATATTGAAGTCTATAATGCCAAATTGCATAATCTCAAAAACATCACAACGAAGATTCCAAAACAGCAGCTCATTGTCGTAACAGGCATCAGCGGATCGGGGAAATCCAGTTTTATCTTTGATACGCTCCATCATGAAGGGCAGCGGCTTTATCTGGAGGCCTTAGGCATTTCTCACGACGTCCTGCACTACGACTCGTTTGATATGATTCAGGGACTTAGTCCGACGATTGCCGTACAGCAGAGAACCGTAAGCAATCTGAATCCAAGGTCGGTTGTAGGGACGGCCACCCGGCTCTTGAACTTGATGGCGCTGATCTACGTGAACGAAGGGGTAGAGAAGGGGAGCGGACAGACAGAGACATCGTTGCGGGAATATGTCCCTGGAATGTTTATGTTCAACTCGCCCCACGGTTCCTGTCCGGCCTGCAGTGGCAGAGGAACGATTACAGAGGTGAACATCGCGAAAATTCTGCCGCCAGACAGTGAATCAATAGAAACATGGCACCAATTCGCCTATGAGTTCCCGCAGCACAAAAAAGAAGAAAAGGAATATGTCACCAAGAGGTTTGATAACTTTATCAGCTGTTATAACCTCGCGCCGGAGACGCCGTTTTCACAATTATCCGGTGAGGCCAGAGACGTTTTTTTGCATTATCGGCCCAAACGGACGCAGAGCAAAGGGAACCTTATCTTTTATGGAGTGAATGTGGTGATCGAAGAGAAGCTGAAAAAAGTGAATCTGCAGCAGCTCCCCGATCTCCACATCACCCGGCCATGTACAAGATGCCACGGGTACCGGATCGGGGACAGGGCACTCGCCATCACGTTGGAGAATAACCATATTGGCCAGCTTTGCCGGATGGATGTGCTTGGGCTTACAGCGTTTTTTCAGCATTATCTGGCCGTAAGGCCGCATACTGCTTTTGTGGTGCATTTAATCAAGGAGATCCTCAGCAAGCTGGCCTGTATGGAGACCGTTGGATTATCTTATCTCAATCTGTACCGGGAAATTCCGTCTCTTAGCGGCGGGGAAATTCAGAGACTGCATATCATGTCCCATCTCTCGGCCAAAGTGGATTCGATTATTTATATCTTTGATGAACCGACGGCCGGCTTGCATGAAGTGGAGAAGGCCAAGATTATCGAGAGCTTTCAAAGCTTGAAGCAGCAAGGAAATACTGTGATTGTCGTAGAGCATGATGAAAGTGTGATCCGGCAGGCGGAGTATATTATTGATTTTGGTCCCAAAGCGGGTCAAGAGGGCGGGACTATCGTCTATCAAGGGGACTATGCCAACTTCCTGGATTCCGCTGAATCGATAACGGCCAAGTATCTGCTTCATAAACCGATGCCGCCCAAAGAATATGCGGGGATAGTGGACGCCTCCACGCCCAGGCTTTCCATCAGGAATGCCCAAACCAACAACCTCAAGAATATTAACGTGGATATCCCGCTGCAGTCTATCGTCGGAATTTGCGGTTTATCCGGCAGCGGAAAAAGCTCTCTGATGATCGATACCTTGATCCCTAAGCTGCAGGCGGCATTGAAGGCGCGGGCACCGGGAAACAAGCGTTCAGACGAAACGGAAACCGAGGCGGATACCGTGACGGCCAGAGCAGAGGCGGAGCTGGAAGGTGCCGGGAATATAGACGGTTTTGTCGTCGTCACCCAGCAGTTGGCCCGGAGGCATGAAAATTCGATTGTGGCTACATTTCTGGGAGTCTGGGAGCCGATCCGCCATATTTTCTCCACACAGGAAGAGGCGGCGGCGCAGCAGTTTACGAAAGGACATTTTTCCTTTAACTCCATGGGCTCATGTCCAATGTGCAATGGCTACGGGCATATCAAGAGATGGCTGAGCCAGCTTGTGTTCAGTGAGGAATGCCCGTCCTGCCAAGGCAAACGATTTAAGGATGAAGTGCTGCGGGTGAAGTATAAGCAGCGCAGTATTGCTGACATCCTTGGGATGTCTGTTGCGGAAGCCCAGGCCTTCTTTCAGGATCATCCCAAAATCAGCAACCTGCTTACTGCGATTGAAGAGATGGGCATGGGTTACATTCACTTGGGCCAAAGCCTCACCACACTGAGCGGAGGAGAAGTGCAGCGGTTAAAGCTTGCCAGAGAGCTGGGGAAAAGCGGAAAGGTCAACTATCTGTATATCCTGGATGAACCTACTGTCGGACTCAGCTACTACGATGCCGAAAAATTGCTGATGATCTTAAGCAAACTGGTAGCCGGCAAGCATTCCGTTATACTCATCGAACACGACCCGTATGTCCTTTCCTATTGTGATTATCTCATCGAGCTAGGACCGGGCGCCGGACACAAGGGAGGGGAAGTTGTGGCCGCCGGGACCCCTGAAGAAGTGAAAAAAAATGCCGGTTCGATGATTGGCCCGTTTCTGGAATAA